The following proteins come from a genomic window of Primulina eburnea isolate SZY01 unplaced genomic scaffold, ASM2296580v1 ctg1459_ERROPOS7100000, whole genome shotgun sequence:
- the LOC140820793 gene encoding triacylglycerol lipase 2-like, translating into MQRIVDNVIAVTKESVKTFTYESLNNIVRLINGMSALLLAILPGKTSILEGIHGWELRPTLRGPRLPRWMENGASSFNQFIHKLSIDSDTSSSVDYSSGGEDSDIIYPSSPLSQSSRFSRESSFPKIVDRRRHLVRLVLSWLLLPLRILLGIPQNLFNLASRRASETPVRARNNQPLTARSPRRFQSLKDHVVQRATDRRRSVVEDLHLGTEIFIESIFDNVHKAAHCLLAPADTIRRVFIWFSSRGSGSEDTPGDGLGISVSAAVLSDNDPTPIERRTTFHNSLNTDARTCRDVITELGYPYEAIRVVTADGYVLLLERIPRKDAQKVVYLQHGILDSSMGWVSNGVIGSPAFAAFDQGYDVFLGNFRGLVSREHVDKSISSRQYWTYSINEHGIEDIPAMIEKIHEIKISELKSLESNLEEVNNNDQPYKICAICHSLGGAGILMYVLTRRIEEKPHRLSRLILLSPAGFHHDSTLVLTAIESLFLLFAPLLAPFFPAFYIPTRFFRMLLNKLARDFNNLPAVGGLVQTLMSYVVGGDSSNWVGVLGLPHYNMDDMPGVAFRVALHLAQMKHSRKFTMFDYGSPASNMDIYGSPEPLDLGECYRLFDVPVDLVAGRKDKVVKPSMVREHFRLMKDAGVDVSFSEFEYAHLDFTFSHREELLSYVMSRLLLVNPNSNRVHRQKSQKMQRKYVNGDEGVKK; encoded by the exons ATGCAAAGGATCGTGGACAATGTTATTGCCGTCACGAAAGA GTCTGTCAAGACATTCACTTATGAATCACTCAATAATATTGTGAGGCTAATTAATGGAATGTCAGCATTATTGTTGGCTATTCTGCCTGGAAAGACTTCGATACTTGAAGGCATTCATGGTTGGGAGCTCAGGCCAACTCTTCGCGGACCTCGACTCCCCCGCTGGATGGAGAA TGGCGCATCATCTTTCAATCAATTTATCCACAAACTCTCCATCGATTCTGATACTTCCTCAAGTGTAGATTATTCATCTGGAGGAGAAGATAGCGACATTATTTATCCTAGTTCTCCTTTATCGCAGAGTTCCCGATTCTCAAGGGAAAGCAGTTTCCCCAAGATTGTAGATCGGAGGAGACATTTGGTTAGACTAGTGCTCTCATGGCTTCTGCTCCCCTTGAGAATTCTTTTGGGCATCCCACAGAATCTTTTTAATTTGGCTTCTCGTCGAGCTTCTGAAACCCCTGTTAGAGCCAGAAACAACCAGCCTTTAACAGCGCGTTCTCCTAGGAGGTTTCAAAGCCTCAAGGATCACGTTGTCCAGCGGGCCACTGATCGCAGACGCAGCGTTGTTGAG GATCTCCACCTAGGTACGGAGATCTTCATTGAATCTATATTCGATAATGTTCACAAGGCAGCCCATTGCCTTCTAGCTCCTGCGGACACAATCAGAAGGGTATTTATATGGTTCTCTTCTAGAGGCAGTGGGAGTGAAGATACTCCTGGTGATGGATTGGGGATCTCTGTCTCTGCAGCTGTTCTCTCAGATAATGATCCAACTCCCATAGAAAGGAGGACAACTTTTCACAACTCCCTCAATACTGATGCTCGGACATGTCGAGATGTAATAACAGAGCTTGG GTATCCATATGAAGCTATTCGTGTGGTTACTGCTGATGGTTATGTTCTTCTTTTGGAAAGGATCCCGAG GAAAGATGCTCAAAAAGTAGTCTATCTGCAGCATGGAATATTAGATTCGTCTATGGG GTGGGTATCTAATGGGGTGATTGGCTCTCCGGCCTTTGCTGCTTTTGATCAAG GGTATGATGTTTTTCTGGGAAATTTTCGTGGGTTGGTTTCAAGAGAACACGTTGACAAAAGTATCTCATCGCGACA GTATTGGACGTACTCAATAAATGAGCATGGGATTGAAGATATACCTGCGATGATAGAGAAGATACATGAAATTAAGATCTCAGAATTGAAGTCCCTCGAATCTAATCTGGAGGAAGTAAACAATAACGATCAGCCTTACAAAATTTGTGCAATTTGTCATAGCCTTGGAGGAGCGGGTATTCTCATGTATGTTCTAACACGAAGGATCGAGGAGAAGCCCCATCGACTTTCGAGGCTGATTCTCCTTTCGCCAGCTGGCTTTCACCATGACTCTACACTCGTACTCACAGCGATAGAGAGCCTGTTTCTTTTGTTTGCCCCTCTCTTAGCACCTTTCTTTCCAGCTTTCTACATTCCCACTCGATTTTTTCGTATGTTACTGAATAAATTGGCTCGTGACTTCAACAACTTACCTGCGGTTGGGGGATTGGTACAAACGCTAATGAGTTACGTTGTTGGTGGGGACAGTTCGAACTGGGTTGGAGTTTTAGGTTTGCCCCACTATAATATGGATGACATGCCCGGAGTTGCATTTCGAGTGGCGCTGCATCTGGCACAAATGAAACACTCGAGAAAGTTCACAATGTTTGATTACGGTAGCCCTGCCTCCAATATGGATATTTATGGTTCTcctgagccattggacttgggAGAATGCTATAGGCTTTTTGATGTTCCCGTCGATCTTGTTGCAGGCAGGAAAGACAAAGTGGTCAAGCCTTCTATGGTACGAGAACACTTCAGGTTGATGAAAGATGCGGGAGTCGATGTTTCATTTAGTGAGTTCGAGTATGCACACTTGGACTTCACATTCTCACATCGCGAGGAGCTTTTATCCTATGTTATGTCCCGGTTGCTGCTCGTGAACCCGAATTCTAATCGAGTGCATCGACAGAAATCTCAGAAAATGCAACGAAAATATGTAAATGGAGATGAAGGTGTAAAGAAATGA